In Procambarus clarkii isolate CNS0578487 chromosome 6, FALCON_Pclarkii_2.0, whole genome shotgun sequence, one DNA window encodes the following:
- the LOC138355750 gene encoding autotransporter adhesin BpaC-like yields the protein MTVTSTLTLAEGAAISGASTLTLAEGAAISGASTLTLAEGAAISGASTLTLAEGAAISGASTLTLAEGAAISGASTLTLAEGVAISGASTLTLAEGAAISGASTLTLAEGAAISGASTLTLAEGAAISGAGNINLINDAGAKRSLQMTF from the coding sequence ATGACTGTGACCTCCACACTGACCCTGGCTGAAGGAGCCGCCATCTCCGGAGCCTCCACACTGACCCTGGCTGAAGGAGCCGCCATCTCCGGAGCCTCCACACTGACCCTGGCTGAAGGAGCCGCCATCTCCGGAGCCTCCACACTGACCCTGGCTGAAGGAGCCGCCATCTCCGGAGCCTCCACACTGACCCTGGCTGAAGGAGCCGCCATCTCCGGAGCCTCCACACTGACCCTGGCTGAAGGAGTCGCCATCTCCGGAGCCTCCACACTGACCCTGGCTGAAGGAGCCGCCATCTCCGGAGCCTCCACACTGACCCTGGCTGAAGGAGCCGCCATCTCCGGAGCCTCCACACTGACCCTGGCTGAAGGAGCCGCCATCTCCGGAGCCGGAAACATTAATCTTATCAACGATGCAGGAGCGAAGAGGTCACTCCAAATGACATTCTGA